The genomic window tcatACCTTCAAGTCCCCTTACTTTAAAACAACCACTAAAACAACCGCAACCAGTAAATACCAGCATCTCACTGCAGGACATCCGTTTACAGATCTCTTCAAGATCCTGGACCAAATTCAAATTCAGTGccaaaaacaattattaatttGACTTGTATGTTATTAAACACTAGGACATACTAATGAAGGCTACTATTTTCCATATTTCTCCCAAAATTACATCATAACATGGAAACATATTGACAAAACTGATAATTAAGCAAAAATACACATTAATTTTCATAATTAAATTCAAGATAAAGAAACTTGGCCTGAGAGGTCAAATTATATTATAGGGTACATTTcattagtaattttgttttgtcttgtttgttttttttcatggcCAGTTTCAAAGATCCTTGATCGTTTTTATTTCTCAGATGCATCCCAGACATCCAGTTTGTTGCTCATCTTCTGCCGTTTGTGCCAACAGATTTACACTCCCAGCAATATGGGATCTCTTTGGGGGATTCAAACAATTGGATACATTTTGTTTAATCTGCAATGAGAACAGTTAAAACCTTTTAATGCAGGAATATCTTGACAACAAAAATATTGGATCATGATGGTGAATTAAGGAGGTTTTTGTCCCCAATATGTGACTAATATGTGATGTACCTTCTTGTCTTCTATGAGAAGGAAACAGGTCATCTCTCCCCGACAATCAATGCAAGAAACTTGAGGCtgagaaaaacagaacaaactgtaagatttaaaaaaaaaaaaatgtattctacAACTATTGGCATTTAGACAATCAAGATCCTTCTGTGAGAGTGAGTAGATACTTACTGTAGCCTTTGGATTTCGGATTTTACAGTCTTTCCGATGGACAAACGGTTCTGTCCTGTCACATGTGGTGGGTTTTAATAACACATTAAGCATGCGCTTGTCATAATCCTGTCATATAGGGAAATATACAGGTAAAGCATAAAGATGACAACCATAAATGTAggaaatgttaaatatttttatcaaGCACTTTAAGGCCGATGCATAAGCAcagaaaacaaacaatcaaaacaaacatttgaattaaataaCTTACTACTcttaaaatggagtcaaaatCAAGGTGTTTGGTTTTTCCATGTCTCTCATTGGCTGCTTTTATTGCTCTGTCAATAATGTCTGTATCATGTTGGCTTAGTTGATCATATCCATTTCCGTCTGTGGACTCCAGCAGTAACAGAGCACTAAGCAGTAACAGTGAACCTCTCATCTTGCACAGTAACTGAAGTCCTTCACTGTTTGCCTGATCTGGTCAGAAGCAGTAACTGGTGTCACGTCTACACTGAACACAAcagctgtgattggtctgctttGTAAGAGGAGACCCTCCCCAGGATGATGAAATAAGACAGAGCTTCTGCAGGTTTTATGAAGATACATTTAAGACCCTTTCAAGATCAAGTCATAGAAATTTTATGTCAGTAAATGCATTTTCAACATACTTTTGTATGAGTATTCTGATTCATCAGTATCTAAATATCTTGTCCTAATATAATAAGACCTGTATGACTCAAACCCAACTTATAAGGTGGTGAGCCATTACAAACTAAATGCATGTCAACTGACAAAACTAGTATTGCAAATTTTTGGGACAAACATTTCCccaatttaacatctcaaagctGCAATGTTCAGAAAAGATCTGCGCATGTTTATCAAGTTCCTCTACAGGTTACAGAGAGTTAATTTTATATAGAAAACCGAGGGATAGAAACAACCTTTTACATTCCTCAAGTAGCCATGTGAGACcattaaaaagacattttgttcaaataaaacGGATTATGATACTAAGGTTAGCACAAGAGTATAAAAACAATGGTTGGATTTGGCTTTGGAGAAAGCTAAAGTTTTAGATGATGTTTCGATTAATAGGtctaaaaaatttttaaaaatgacgaTGTTATGTTGCACaaatatagcctacattaaTAAGGATGTGAAAATCATCATTAAAAAACACTGGCATATTTTAAATACAGGTGGGAAATGTGAACATCGGTTTAAAGACCTTTATTTGTGCGTAATAGGGGAAGAAATCTGCAGGATTGGTGCATGCTGATACAGCTGCTGTTGACATCCAAAAACAGTTAAAGGTCCAGTAGGCTTTTTCCATGTAGACTTTGTTTGGCTTGTCGTGACCTAAAAAATTTTAGTTTGTGAGTTTCTCAAAAATTCAGGaatttgaaaataaacattttatttcttgtCGTTCAACGAATGTGATTTTGCTTTCTTGGCCTTCAATATGTGAGACCAGTCGTCAGTTGAGATTTCGTATTAATGAACAGAGAAGTCCTATAAGCCGATAGTAAATCACCAGTTACTCAACACTTCAGAGGTAAAACATAGTTAATAGATATGTGTCACGGAATGGCACAGAGACAAAAGGTAAGATCCATGTGCAGCTTTAATGGGTAATCCAAAACGTAATCAGACAGGCAGGGGTCAAAAATCCACAGAGCAGTCAACAGAAAACAAGGAATACAAACAGTGAAATCAGTGACCGTAAATGAAACCTcgataacaaaagcagaaacaaactcagtataaatagacagacactaataacataatacaaaacagctgggtgcaatgaagtgctaatgagtccgggaagtgggttatgggtaatgtagtcagAGTGGTGAACAATAGTCcgtgttggagtgccctctggtggctaaatagggcactccaaccggtgatcatgacagtacTCCCTCCCtacggagcggctaccagaTGCTCCACCTgaccaaacacaaaacaaaactctCAGGGGGGAGGTGGACCAGAGGAGGACCAGGGGGAGGGACGGCGGGCCAGGTCCAGAGCCCCCGACCGAAGGCCAGGGGGGAGCTGGAGGAACAGACCACGGGGGCTCCACGAAGGtcggagtcctggctgagtgccagggcagcgccggaggaactgaccaggcagttgccagcaggtctggagtcctggctgattgccagggcggcgctggaggaactgaccaggcgggttccagcaggtctggagtcctggctgagtaccagggcggtgctggaggaactgaccaggagGGCTTCAGCAGGTCAGACGGCCTGGGCAGCGGCAGCAGGGCGGAcggcctgggcggcggcggcagggcagacggCCTGGG from Megalobrama amblycephala isolate DHTTF-2021 linkage group LG17, ASM1881202v1, whole genome shotgun sequence includes these protein-coding regions:
- the LOC125251497 gene encoding cystatin-like protein — encoded protein: MRGSLLLLSALLLLESTDGNGYDQLSQHDTDIIDRAIKAANERHGKTKHLDFDSILRVDYDKRMLNVLLKPTTCDRTEPFVHRKDCKIRNPKATPQVSCIDCRGEMTCFLLIEDKKIKQNVSNCLNPPKRSHIAGSVNLLAQTAEDEQQTGCLGCI